One window of the Micropterus dolomieu isolate WLL.071019.BEF.003 ecotype Adirondacks linkage group LG08, ASM2129224v1, whole genome shotgun sequence genome contains the following:
- the cables2a gene encoding CDK5 and ABL1 enzyme substrate 2 isoform X1: MATALCGLQSTGGNSNPAKTHREHRRRAKDSRRRQAALLFLTNISLDGRPKCQLSNGNTDTEEHRLRVRDGGATVVPLLADSQGPFPQVTEPAAAGSGSSSSFPGVVSPTRPSLVMSPGLAGASAVGANEVFLEGGSAAETLTPDTPLSPGPIGHQPCSRVRSMPTALSPVPAGSSLDSRQRLRNVSGSPGPKVPKKVHFIKSMRQYDTRGSRIVLICAKRSLYAAFSVLPYGESAHLSDPKMEAQRQRLSSVVAADLLPCLEGVEMGACGKTVSYAQFLYPTNALVRQKSGGVPESCTAQTTQSRFRGNGQRNFTPARLNNSVSQEQCLEEVAEYDPNLLSDPQWPCGRHKRVLIFASYVTTVIEYVKPSDLKKDMNETFREKFPHIKLTLSKIRSLKRDMRAVSEEFGLQPVTTAMAFVYFEKLVLQGRLNKQNRKLVAAACVLLAAKISSDLRKPEVKQLIDKLEERFRINRRELIPLEFPVLVALEMGLYLPESKVMPHYRRLVQQG, from the exons ATGGCGACCGCTCTTTGCGGTCTGCAGTCAACCGGCGGTAACAGTAATCCAGCAAAGACCCACCGAGAGCACCGGAGGCGAGCGAAGGATTCAAGGAGGAGACAGGCAGCTCTGTTGTTCCTTACTAACATCTCACTCGACGGACGGCCCAAGTGTCAGCTTAGCAATGGAAATACTGACACCGAGGAGCACAGACTCCGGGTCAGAGACGGCGGCGCAACGGTCGTGCCCCTGCTGGCGGATAGCCAAGGACCGTTCCCCCAGGTGACAGAACCCGCAGCGGCAGGTAGTGGCTCGTCCTCCAGTTTTCCAGGGGTGGTCAGTCCAACCCGACCTTCTTTGGTAATGTCTCCGGGACTTGCCGGGGCAAGTGCTGTGGGGGCTAACGAGGTATTTTTGGAGGGCGGGAGTGCGGCCGAAACGCTAACCCCAGACACCCCTCTGTCTCCTGGACCCATCGGACACCAGCCCTGCTCCCGTGTCAGGTCAATGCCCACCGCACTGAGCCCGGTCCCGGCCGGTAGTTCTCTGGATTCACGGCAGAG GCTGAGGAATGTCTCTGGTTCTCCGGGACCCAAGGTGCCAAAGAAAGTCCATTTCATCAAGAGTATGAGGCAGTATGATACCAGAGGAAGTAG GATCGTGCTGATTTGTGCCAAGCGGTCACTATATGCTGCTTTCTCAGTGCTGCCCTATGGAGAGAGTGCTCACCTCAG TGATCCTAAGATGGAGGCTCAGAGACAAAGGCTGTCTTCTGTGGTGGCTGCTGACCTGCTTCCCTGCCTGGAAGGTGTGGAGATGGGAGCCTGTGGCAAG ACGGTGTCATACGCTCAGTTCCTTTATCCGACAAATGCGTTGGTGAGACAGAAGAGTGGCGgcgtgccagagagctgcacaGCTCAGACCACTCAGTCCCGTTTCCGTGGCAACGGGCAGAGGAACTTCACCCCTGCGCGTCTGAACAACAGTGTGTCACAGGAACAAT GTTTAGAGGAGGTGGCAGAGTATGATCCTAACCTGCTCAGTGACCCTCAGTGGCCCTGTGGGAGACACAAGAGGGTTCTGATATTTGCATCATACGTG ACGACTGTTATTGAGTATGTGAAACCATCTGACCTGAAGAAGGATATGAATGAGACTTTCAGGGAGAAGTTTCCTCACATCAAGCTGACTCTGAGCAAGATAAGAAG CCTGAAGAGAGACATGCGGGCCGTGAGCGAGGAGTTCGGTTTACAGCCGGTCACGACAGCGatggcttttgtttattttgagaAGCTGGTGCTGCAGGGTCGCCTCAACAAGCAGAACAGGAAGCTGGTGGCGGCGGCGTGCGTGCTGCTGGCTGCAAAGATCAGCAGTGATCTGAGGAAGCCAGAAGTCAAACAGCTCATTGAT AAGCTGGAGGAGCGTTTCCGTATAAACAGACGAGAGCTGATTCCTCTGGAGTTCCCGGTGCTGGTTGCTTTGGAGATGGGACTTTACCTGCCCGAGAGCAAGGTCATGCCGCACTACCGCAGACTGGTGCAGCAGGGTTAG
- the cables2a gene encoding CDK5 and ABL1 enzyme substrate 2 isoform X2, with product MATALCGLQSTGGNSNPAKTHREHRRRAKDSRRRQAALLFLTNISLDGRPKCQLSNGNTDTEEHRLRVRDGGATVVPLLADSQGPFPQVTEPAAAGSGSSSSFPGVVSPTRPSLVMSPGLAGASAVGANEVFLEGGSAAETLTPDTPLSPGPIGHQPCSRVRSMPTALSPVPAGSSLDSRQRLRNVSGSPGPKVPKKVHFIKSMRQYDTRGSSDPKMEAQRQRLSSVVAADLLPCLEGVEMGACGKTVSYAQFLYPTNALVRQKSGGVPESCTAQTTQSRFRGNGQRNFTPARLNNSVSQEQCLEEVAEYDPNLLSDPQWPCGRHKRVLIFASYVTTVIEYVKPSDLKKDMNETFREKFPHIKLTLSKIRSLKRDMRAVSEEFGLQPVTTAMAFVYFEKLVLQGRLNKQNRKLVAAACVLLAAKISSDLRKPEVKQLIDKLEERFRINRRELIPLEFPVLVALEMGLYLPESKVMPHYRRLVQQG from the exons ATGGCGACCGCTCTTTGCGGTCTGCAGTCAACCGGCGGTAACAGTAATCCAGCAAAGACCCACCGAGAGCACCGGAGGCGAGCGAAGGATTCAAGGAGGAGACAGGCAGCTCTGTTGTTCCTTACTAACATCTCACTCGACGGACGGCCCAAGTGTCAGCTTAGCAATGGAAATACTGACACCGAGGAGCACAGACTCCGGGTCAGAGACGGCGGCGCAACGGTCGTGCCCCTGCTGGCGGATAGCCAAGGACCGTTCCCCCAGGTGACAGAACCCGCAGCGGCAGGTAGTGGCTCGTCCTCCAGTTTTCCAGGGGTGGTCAGTCCAACCCGACCTTCTTTGGTAATGTCTCCGGGACTTGCCGGGGCAAGTGCTGTGGGGGCTAACGAGGTATTTTTGGAGGGCGGGAGTGCGGCCGAAACGCTAACCCCAGACACCCCTCTGTCTCCTGGACCCATCGGACACCAGCCCTGCTCCCGTGTCAGGTCAATGCCCACCGCACTGAGCCCGGTCCCGGCCGGTAGTTCTCTGGATTCACGGCAGAG GCTGAGGAATGTCTCTGGTTCTCCGGGACCCAAGGTGCCAAAGAAAGTCCATTTCATCAAGAGTATGAGGCAGTATGATACCAGAGGAAGTAG TGATCCTAAGATGGAGGCTCAGAGACAAAGGCTGTCTTCTGTGGTGGCTGCTGACCTGCTTCCCTGCCTGGAAGGTGTGGAGATGGGAGCCTGTGGCAAG ACGGTGTCATACGCTCAGTTCCTTTATCCGACAAATGCGTTGGTGAGACAGAAGAGTGGCGgcgtgccagagagctgcacaGCTCAGACCACTCAGTCCCGTTTCCGTGGCAACGGGCAGAGGAACTTCACCCCTGCGCGTCTGAACAACAGTGTGTCACAGGAACAAT GTTTAGAGGAGGTGGCAGAGTATGATCCTAACCTGCTCAGTGACCCTCAGTGGCCCTGTGGGAGACACAAGAGGGTTCTGATATTTGCATCATACGTG ACGACTGTTATTGAGTATGTGAAACCATCTGACCTGAAGAAGGATATGAATGAGACTTTCAGGGAGAAGTTTCCTCACATCAAGCTGACTCTGAGCAAGATAAGAAG CCTGAAGAGAGACATGCGGGCCGTGAGCGAGGAGTTCGGTTTACAGCCGGTCACGACAGCGatggcttttgtttattttgagaAGCTGGTGCTGCAGGGTCGCCTCAACAAGCAGAACAGGAAGCTGGTGGCGGCGGCGTGCGTGCTGCTGGCTGCAAAGATCAGCAGTGATCTGAGGAAGCCAGAAGTCAAACAGCTCATTGAT AAGCTGGAGGAGCGTTTCCGTATAAACAGACGAGAGCTGATTCCTCTGGAGTTCCCGGTGCTGGTTGCTTTGGAGATGGGACTTTACCTGCCCGAGAGCAAGGTCATGCCGCACTACCGCAGACTGGTGCAGCAGGGTTAG